A genome region from Coffea arabica cultivar ET-39 chromosome 7e, Coffea Arabica ET-39 HiFi, whole genome shotgun sequence includes the following:
- the LOC113700351 gene encoding E3 ubiquitin-protein ligase RGLG3-like isoform X1: MISESGSSPPHVWSVLMADILVKILLMGNTESTSGDTSRDFPHEASGYAGNPVDPSYQHQHPIYAGNPVDTKYQQQPPASATSSLNSNNQRKHRPTYIADNFNSLEEVVTALREEGLESSNLILGIDFTQSNEWTGKYSFNRRSLHAMGTTPNPYQQAISIIGRTLSPFDEDNLIPCIGFGDASTHDQHVFSFYPDHRPCHGFEEALARYKEIVPHLKLSGPTSFAPIIDSAVDIVERSNGQYHVLVIIADGQVTRSSNTPHGRFSRQEQATINSIVAASEYPLSIILVGVGDGPWDEMQQFDDNIPQRAFDNFQFVNFTKIMSEHTNMAKREASFALAALMEIPFQYRAALSLPFNENSGGPRSRVLPPPREVIDHDNSLKSSPHVTSFEPVDHGPPADQVCPICLTNPKDMAFGCGHLTCKDCGITISTCPLCREPIKTRIRLYG; encoded by the exons ATGATAAGCGAGTCCGGCAGTAGTCCTCCTCATGTTTGGTCAGTCTTGATGGCTGATATTTTAG TAAAAATTTTGTTGATGGGAAATACAGAATCAACTTCTGGTGACACATCTCGAGACTTTCCACATGAAGCCTCCGGATATGCTGGAAATCCAGTTGATCCTAGTTATCAACACCAACATCCAATCTATGCTGGAAATCCAGTGGACACTAAATATCAGCAGCAGCCACCAGCATCTGCAACAAGTTCATTGAACAGTAACAACCAGAGGAAGCATCGACCAACCTATATAGCTGATAACTTCAATTCACTAGAAGAG GTGGTTACTGCATTAAGAGAAGAAGGCCTCGAATCATCAAATTTAATTCTGGGAATTGATTTTACACAGAGTAATGAGTGGACAG GAAAGTATTCATTCAACAGGAGAAGCCTTCATGCAATGGGCACTACACCTAATCCATATCAGCAAGCTATCTCCATCATTGGGCGGACATTATCACCTTTTGATGAAGATAATTTGATACCTTGTATCGGATTTGGGGATG CATCCACACATGATCAGCATGTGTTCAGCTTTTACCCTGACCATCGACCTTGCCACGGATTTGAAGAAGCTCTTGCAAGATATAAAGAGATTGTGCCTCACCTAAAGTTATCAG GTCCAACATCCTTTGCACCAATAATTGATTCTGCAGTTGATATTGTAGAGAGAAGCAATGGGCAATATCATGTCCTTGTAATTATTGCTGATGGACAG GTTACTAGGAGTTCCAATACACCACATGGAAGGTTTAGTCGACAAGAGCAGGCAACTATTAATTCTATAGTTGCTGCAAG TGAATATCCTCTTTCAATCATTCTTGTTGGTGTCGGGGATGGACCTTGGGATGAAATGCAACAATTTGATGACAACATTCCTCAACGTGCTTTTGACAATTTTCAG TTTGTgaacttcacaaaaatcatgTCCGAGCACACCAATATGGCAAAAAGAGAGGCATCATTTGCATTAGCTGCTCTGATGGAAATTCCTTTCCAATACAGAGCTGCCCTAAGCCTACCATTCAATGA AAATTCTGGAGGTCCCAGAAGTAGGGTACTCCCTCCTCCACGTGAAGTTATAGATCATGATAATTCTTTAAAATCATCCCCACATGTGACAAGCTTTGAACCAGTTGACCATGGACCTCCAGCAGATCAA GTTTGCCCAATATGCTTGACAAATCCGAAGGATATGGCTTTTGGATGTGGACATCTG ACATGCAAGGATTGTGGCATCACCATATCGACGTGCCCCTTGTGCCGGGAGCCCATCAAAACTCGCATAAGACTCTATGGTTGA
- the LOC113700351 gene encoding E3 ubiquitin-protein ligase RGLG3-like isoform X2 encodes MPVFCYLKILLMGNTESTSGDTSRDFPHEASGYAGNPVDPSYQHQHPIYAGNPVDTKYQQQPPASATSSLNSNNQRKHRPTYIADNFNSLEEVVTALREEGLESSNLILGIDFTQSNEWTGKYSFNRRSLHAMGTTPNPYQQAISIIGRTLSPFDEDNLIPCIGFGDASTHDQHVFSFYPDHRPCHGFEEALARYKEIVPHLKLSGPTSFAPIIDSAVDIVERSNGQYHVLVIIADGQVTRSSNTPHGRFSRQEQATINSIVAASEYPLSIILVGVGDGPWDEMQQFDDNIPQRAFDNFQFVNFTKIMSEHTNMAKREASFALAALMEIPFQYRAALSLPFNENSGGPRSRVLPPPREVIDHDNSLKSSPHVTSFEPVDHGPPADQVCPICLTNPKDMAFGCGHLTCKDCGITISTCPLCREPIKTRIRLYG; translated from the exons ATGCCTGTGTTCTGCTATT TAAAAATTTTGTTGATGGGAAATACAGAATCAACTTCTGGTGACACATCTCGAGACTTTCCACATGAAGCCTCCGGATATGCTGGAAATCCAGTTGATCCTAGTTATCAACACCAACATCCAATCTATGCTGGAAATCCAGTGGACACTAAATATCAGCAGCAGCCACCAGCATCTGCAACAAGTTCATTGAACAGTAACAACCAGAGGAAGCATCGACCAACCTATATAGCTGATAACTTCAATTCACTAGAAGAG GTGGTTACTGCATTAAGAGAAGAAGGCCTCGAATCATCAAATTTAATTCTGGGAATTGATTTTACACAGAGTAATGAGTGGACAG GAAAGTATTCATTCAACAGGAGAAGCCTTCATGCAATGGGCACTACACCTAATCCATATCAGCAAGCTATCTCCATCATTGGGCGGACATTATCACCTTTTGATGAAGATAATTTGATACCTTGTATCGGATTTGGGGATG CATCCACACATGATCAGCATGTGTTCAGCTTTTACCCTGACCATCGACCTTGCCACGGATTTGAAGAAGCTCTTGCAAGATATAAAGAGATTGTGCCTCACCTAAAGTTATCAG GTCCAACATCCTTTGCACCAATAATTGATTCTGCAGTTGATATTGTAGAGAGAAGCAATGGGCAATATCATGTCCTTGTAATTATTGCTGATGGACAG GTTACTAGGAGTTCCAATACACCACATGGAAGGTTTAGTCGACAAGAGCAGGCAACTATTAATTCTATAGTTGCTGCAAG TGAATATCCTCTTTCAATCATTCTTGTTGGTGTCGGGGATGGACCTTGGGATGAAATGCAACAATTTGATGACAACATTCCTCAACGTGCTTTTGACAATTTTCAG TTTGTgaacttcacaaaaatcatgTCCGAGCACACCAATATGGCAAAAAGAGAGGCATCATTTGCATTAGCTGCTCTGATGGAAATTCCTTTCCAATACAGAGCTGCCCTAAGCCTACCATTCAATGA AAATTCTGGAGGTCCCAGAAGTAGGGTACTCCCTCCTCCACGTGAAGTTATAGATCATGATAATTCTTTAAAATCATCCCCACATGTGACAAGCTTTGAACCAGTTGACCATGGACCTCCAGCAGATCAA GTTTGCCCAATATGCTTGACAAATCCGAAGGATATGGCTTTTGGATGTGGACATCTG ACATGCAAGGATTGTGGCATCACCATATCGACGTGCCCCTTGTGCCGGGAGCCCATCAAAACTCGCATAAGACTCTATGGTTGA
- the LOC113700351 gene encoding E3 ubiquitin-protein ligase RGLG3-like isoform X3 produces MGNTESTSGDTSRDFPHEASGYAGNPVDPSYQHQHPIYAGNPVDTKYQQQPPASATSSLNSNNQRKHRPTYIADNFNSLEEVVTALREEGLESSNLILGIDFTQSNEWTGKYSFNRRSLHAMGTTPNPYQQAISIIGRTLSPFDEDNLIPCIGFGDASTHDQHVFSFYPDHRPCHGFEEALARYKEIVPHLKLSGPTSFAPIIDSAVDIVERSNGQYHVLVIIADGQVTRSSNTPHGRFSRQEQATINSIVAASEYPLSIILVGVGDGPWDEMQQFDDNIPQRAFDNFQFVNFTKIMSEHTNMAKREASFALAALMEIPFQYRAALSLPFNENSGGPRSRVLPPPREVIDHDNSLKSSPHVTSFEPVDHGPPADQVCPICLTNPKDMAFGCGHLTCKDCGITISTCPLCREPIKTRIRLYG; encoded by the exons ATGGGAAATACAGAATCAACTTCTGGTGACACATCTCGAGACTTTCCACATGAAGCCTCCGGATATGCTGGAAATCCAGTTGATCCTAGTTATCAACACCAACATCCAATCTATGCTGGAAATCCAGTGGACACTAAATATCAGCAGCAGCCACCAGCATCTGCAACAAGTTCATTGAACAGTAACAACCAGAGGAAGCATCGACCAACCTATATAGCTGATAACTTCAATTCACTAGAAGAG GTGGTTACTGCATTAAGAGAAGAAGGCCTCGAATCATCAAATTTAATTCTGGGAATTGATTTTACACAGAGTAATGAGTGGACAG GAAAGTATTCATTCAACAGGAGAAGCCTTCATGCAATGGGCACTACACCTAATCCATATCAGCAAGCTATCTCCATCATTGGGCGGACATTATCACCTTTTGATGAAGATAATTTGATACCTTGTATCGGATTTGGGGATG CATCCACACATGATCAGCATGTGTTCAGCTTTTACCCTGACCATCGACCTTGCCACGGATTTGAAGAAGCTCTTGCAAGATATAAAGAGATTGTGCCTCACCTAAAGTTATCAG GTCCAACATCCTTTGCACCAATAATTGATTCTGCAGTTGATATTGTAGAGAGAAGCAATGGGCAATATCATGTCCTTGTAATTATTGCTGATGGACAG GTTACTAGGAGTTCCAATACACCACATGGAAGGTTTAGTCGACAAGAGCAGGCAACTATTAATTCTATAGTTGCTGCAAG TGAATATCCTCTTTCAATCATTCTTGTTGGTGTCGGGGATGGACCTTGGGATGAAATGCAACAATTTGATGACAACATTCCTCAACGTGCTTTTGACAATTTTCAG TTTGTgaacttcacaaaaatcatgTCCGAGCACACCAATATGGCAAAAAGAGAGGCATCATTTGCATTAGCTGCTCTGATGGAAATTCCTTTCCAATACAGAGCTGCCCTAAGCCTACCATTCAATGA AAATTCTGGAGGTCCCAGAAGTAGGGTACTCCCTCCTCCACGTGAAGTTATAGATCATGATAATTCTTTAAAATCATCCCCACATGTGACAAGCTTTGAACCAGTTGACCATGGACCTCCAGCAGATCAA GTTTGCCCAATATGCTTGACAAATCCGAAGGATATGGCTTTTGGATGTGGACATCTG ACATGCAAGGATTGTGGCATCACCATATCGACGTGCCCCTTGTGCCGGGAGCCCATCAAAACTCGCATAAGACTCTATGGTTGA